From the genome of Natrinema marinum:
GTCGCGGACGACGACATCGAGGGCCTCTCGCTGCTCTGGCGCACCGACGACCCCGACGAGATCGAGTCGATCGACGCCAACGCCCTCGAGGCGGGCCACGAGGGGATCATGCTCAAAGACCCCGACTCGACGTACTCGCCCGGCCGACGCGGGAAACACTGGCGCAAGCGCAAACCGGACGTGGAGACTCTCGATTGCGTCGTGACCGGCGCGGAGTGGGGCGAGGGCCGGCGCGCGACGTTCCTCGGAACGTTCGAGCTGTCAGTGCAGTCAGGCGACGACTTGGAGACGGTCGGTAAGGTCGCGACCGGAATCACCGACGAGAAACTCGCGGAACTGACGGAGCTGCTCGAGCCCCATATCGCCGCCGAGGAGGGACAGGAAGTCGACCTCGAGCCCGCAGTCGTCTTCGAGGTCGGCTACGAGGAGATCCAGTCCTCGCCGACCTATTCGTCGGGTTACGCGCTGCGGTTCCCGCGGTTCCAGGGCGTTCGGTCCGACAAAGATCCGGCGGACGCGGACTCGCTGGAACGGCTCGAGCGGCTTCAGGGGGAGTGACACGCTATCCGAGGGGCCGCTCGAAGCGCCACGGTTTTGTTCACACGGAACAATATAGTGGCGATGAGTGGTATCCGTCCGGACGAATTGGCCGAGCGACTCAACTCGGGAGACGGCCCGTTTCTGCTGGATATCCGCCCGCGCTCGGCCTTTCAGTCGAACGCGATCGAAAACAGCTACAACGTTCCGGTCTACGGAGCACTGCGTCGGGGTGACGAGGAGTCGCTACGCGATCAACTCGACGAGATTCCGGCCGACGAGGAGGTGGTCGTGGTGTGTAAGATGGGCGTAGTCGCCAAGCGGGCGACCGCGC
Proteins encoded in this window:
- a CDS encoding rhodanese-like domain-containing protein, which translates into the protein MSGIRPDELAERLNSGDGPFLLDIRPRSAFQSNAIENSYNVPVYGALRRGDEESLRDQLDEIPADEEVVVVCKMGVVAKRATALLTDEGYDAATLAGGMSGWTGYQRGSLGYKLRSLLWRLR